In Benincasa hispida cultivar B227 unplaced genomic scaffold, ASM972705v1 Contig452, whole genome shotgun sequence, the following proteins share a genomic window:
- the LOC120069522 gene encoding receptor-like kinase TMK3 — translation MVDDQLGLCISLILLSLSTVCLCATDINDVKILNDFREGLENQELLKWPDNGDDPCGIPPWPHVYCAGDRVSQIQVQGLGLKGPLPSNFNQLSKLSNLGLQKNKFNGALPSFSGLSELEFAYLDFNEFDTIPSDFFDGLSSIRVLALDYNPFNATVGWSLPDELAKSVELTNLSLVQSNLAGPLPEFLGTLPSLTALKLSYNRLTGPIPKSFGQSLMQILWLNDQDTGMTGPIDVIPSMTSLTQLWLHGNQFSGVIPENIGDLASLYDLNLNRNQFVGLVPESLANMNLDNLILNNNLLMGPIPKFKAVNVTYDYNYFCQSKPGLQCAPEVTALLDFLGSLNYPIRLASEWSGNDPCLGPWLGLSCNPESKISIINLPKRGFLGTLSPSISKLDSVMEIRLAGNNISGTVPQNLTSLKSLRLLDLTGNNFEPPLPKFRDDVKVLVLGNPFLVSNHSGVPPLPVTHPPVTSVSPPLDDTFSGDAKPPPLSRSPVPASPIAVTNSSSSESVHVESETHKSSKTSRLIYVIATVLIIVMVFLSVLFCIFCCRKRKQSAESSTFVVHPKDPSYPENMVKISVSNKNTGNVSNQTGASMTSTNSGGTENSHVIEDGNLVVAVQVLRKVTNDFSPENELGRGGFGTVYKGELDDGTKIAVKRMEAGSISNKALEEFQSEIAVLSHVRHRHLVSLLGYSIEGTERLLVYEYMPQGALSKHLFHWKNLKLEPLPWMTRLTIALDVARGIEYLHGLARQTFIHRDLKSSNILLGDDFRAKVSDFGLVKLAPDGEKSVATKLAGTFGYLAPEYAVMGKITTKADVFSFGVVLMELLTGMMALDEERPEESRYLAEWFWRIKSNREKLMSAIDPALSVNDDLFERISVIVELAGHCTAREPTHRPDMGHVVNVLSPLVEKWKPIHDDADSFSGIDYSLPLPQMLKVWQEAESKGTSFSSLQDSKGSIPARPTGFADSFTSVDGR, via the exons ATGGTGGATGACCAGTTGGGGCTGTGTATCTCTCTGATTTTGTTGTCCCTATCAACTGTTTGTTTGTGTGCCACTGACATAAATGATGTCAAAATTCTGAATGATTTCAGAGAGGGGTTAGAAAATCAAGAGCTTCTCAAATGGCCTGACAATGGGGATGATCCATGTGGGATTCCTCCATGGCCTCATGTTTATTGTGCTGGTGATAGAGTTTCTCAGATTCAGGTTCAGGGTTTGGGTCTGAAAGGGCCATTGCCTAGTAATTTTAACCAGCTCTCTAAACTCTCCAATTTGGGTCTCCAAAAGAACAAATTCAATGGGGCATTGCCCTCTTTCAGTGGTTTATCAGAACTGGAGTTTGCTTACTTAGATTTCAATGAATTCGACACGATCCCATCGGATTTCTTTGATGGTTTAAGCAGCATTAGGGTATTGGCTTTGGATTATAACCCGTTCAATGCCACTGTTGGATGGTCTCTTCCTGATGAGCTTGCCAAATCAGTTGAGCTCACAAATCTTTCACTGGTGCAGAGTAATCTGGCTGGACCTCTCCCTGAGTTTTTGGGGACATTGCCATCATTGACAGCTCTGAAGCTGTCCTATAACAGGTTAACAGGTCCAATTCCCAAAAGTTTTGGGCAGTCTTTGATGCAGATTCTGTGGCTAAATGACCAAGATACAGGAATGACTGGTCCAATCGATGTAATTCCATCGATGACTTCTTTGACTCAACTATGGCTACATGGAAACCAGTTCTCAGGGGTGATCCCCGAAAATATTGGGGATCTAGCATCTTTGTATGATCTTAATCTCAATAGAAATCAATTTGTTGGTCTGGTTCCTGAGAGCTTGGCCAATATGAATTTGGATAATCTGATCCTCAACAATAACCTTCTAATGGGACCTATACCAAAGTTCAAGGCTGTTAATGTTACTTATGATTATAACTATTTTTGTCAATCTAAGCCAGGTCTACAATGTGCCCCTGAAGTCACTGCACTTTTAGACTTTCTTGGCAGTCTGAATTATCCGATACGTCTTGCATCGGAGTGGTCAGGGAATGATCCATGTCTAGGGCCATGGTTGGGGCTGAGTTGCAATCCTGAGTCCAAGATTTCGATAATCAATTTGCCCAAGCGTGGGTTTCTTGGTACTTTGAGTCCTTCCATATCAAAGTTAGATTCAGTAATGGAAATTCGACTTGCTGGAAACAATATTAGCGGTACAGTTCCCCAGAATCTTACGAGTTTGAAATCTTTGAGGTTGTTGGATTTGACAGGAAACAATTTTGAACCTCCATTACCGAAATTTCGAGATGATGTTAAAGTATTAGTCTTGGGGAACCCTTTTTTGGTTTCTAATCACTCTGGAGTACCTCCTTTACCCGTTACACATCCACCAGTTACTAGCGTGTCACCTCCACTGGACGACACATTCTCAGGTGATGCAAAACCACCACCACTATCGAGGAGTCCGGTTCCAGCATCTCCAATTGCAGTAACGAATTCCTCTTCGTCTGAGTCTGTTCATGTTGAATCCGAGACACACAAGTCTTCAAAGACAAGTAGACTTATATATGTGATTGCCACAGTGCTCATCATAGTCATGGTATTTCTATCAGTATTGTTCTGTAttttctgctgtaggaagcgaAAACAATCAGCTGAATCTTCTACTTTTGTGGTGCACCCAAAAGATCCCTCATACCCTGAAAATATGGTTAAGATTTCCGTTTCAAATAAAAACACAGGAAACGTATCGAATCAAACAGGAGCTAGCATGACAAGTACTAATAGTGGTGGAACTGAGAACTCTCATGTGATTGAGGATGGAAATCTAGTTGTAGCCGTGCAAGTTCTCCGTAAGGTGACTAATGATTTTTCCCCTGAAAATGAGCTCGGACGAGGCGGGTTTGGAACTGTCTATAAAGGTGAGTTGGACGACGGGACGAAAATAGCAGTGAAGAGAATGGAGGCTGGATCAATCAGTAACAAAGCATTAGAAGAGTTTCAATCTGAAATCGCTGTTCTATCCCATGTTAGGCATCGACATCTGGTATCTCTTTTGGGATACTCCATAGAAGGAACTGAAAGGCTTCTTGTTTACGAGTATATGCCTCAAGGTGCTCTTAGCAAGCATCTCTTCCATTGGAAAAATCTTAAATTGGAGCCTCTACCTTGGATGACCCGGCTCACAATTGCATTGGATGTTGCCCGGGGGATTGAATATCTGCATGGTTTGGCCCGACAAACCTTCATACATCGAGATCTTAAATCGTCTAATATTCTTCTAGGTGATGATTTTCGAGCTAAAGTTTCAGATTTTGGATTGGTCAAGTTAGCTCCAGATGGAGAGAAGTCGGTGGCAACAAAGCTGGCTGGTACATTCGGGTATCTAGCACCCGAGTATGCAG TGATGGGGAAGATAACTACAAAAGCTGATGTATTCAGTTTTGGGGTGGTGCTGATGGAACTTTTGACTGGAATGATGGCACTCGACGAGGAGCGCCCGGAGGAAAGCCGGTACTTGGCAGAGTGGTTTTGGCGAATCAAATCGAACAGAGAAAAGCTAATGTCTGCCATTGATCCAGCTCTATCTGTAAACGATGATCTCTTTGAGAGGATCTCCGTAATCGTGGAATTGGCAGGACATTGCACAGCTAGAGAGCCAACCCATCGTCCCGATATGGGGCATGTTGTGAATGTGCTTTCGCCTTTGGTTGAGAAGTGGAAACCAATTCACGATGATGCTGACAGTTTCTCCGGGATTGATTACAGTCTACCGCTTCCTCAAATGCTGAAGGTATGGCAGGAAGCAGAAAGCAAGGGGACAAGCTTTTCAAGCCTTCAAGACAGTAAGGGAAGCATCCCCGCTCGCCCCACTGGATTTGCAGACTCCTTCACCTCTGTTGATGGAAGATGA
- the LOC120069529 gene encoding histone deacetylase 8, whose product MAGSPSPSISHRIDVFWQEGMLNHDTGYGVFDTGDDPGFLDVLDKHPENSDRIKNIVSILKRGPISPFITWHSGRRALLSELLSFHHPDYVNELIEADKKGGKVMCCGTFLNPGSWDASLLAAGTTLSAMKYVLEGQGNIAYALVRPPGHHAQPTRADGYCFLNNAGLAIQLALNSGREKVAVVDIDVHYGNGTAEGFYTSNKVLTISLHMDHGSWGPSHPQSGSIDELGEGQGYGYNLNIPLPNGTGNRGYEYAMKTLVVPAIEKFKPDMIVLVAGQDSSAYDPNGRQCLTMDGYRKIGQIILELAKYSSGSLLIVQEGGYHVTYSAYCLHATLEGILNLSPPLISDPLDGYPEDEAFSVKVIDSIKKYQNENIPFLKV is encoded by the exons ATGGCTGGTTCACCGTCTCCTTCCATTTCCCACCGAATTGATGTGTTTTGGCAAGAGGGGATGCTCAATCACGACACCGGCTATGGCGTATTCGACACCGGAGACGATCCAGGTTTTCTCGACGTCTTGGATAAACACCCAGAAAACTCTGACCGGATTAAGAACATTGTTTCCATTCTCAAAAGAGGACCCATCTCTCCCTTCATCACTTGGCATTCGGGACGACGCGCACTCCTCTCGGAATTGCTTTCTTTCCACCATCCAG ACTATGTAAATGAGCTCATTGAAGCTGATAAAAAAGGAGGGAAGGTTATGTGTTGTGGAACTTTTTTGAATCCGGGCTCTTGGGATGCCTCACTTCTTGCTGCTGGTACTACTCTATCAGCAATGAAGTATGTCCTTGAAGGGCAGGGCAATATTGCTTATGCACTTGTTAGGCCTCCGGGACACCACGCACAGCCAACTCGAGCCGATGGCTATTGCTTCTTGAACAATGCTGGTCTTGCTATTCAATTGGCTTTAAATTCTGGCCGTGAGAAGGTTGCTGTCGTTGACATTGATGTTCACTATGGAAATGGAACTGCTGAAGGATTTTACACGTCCAACAAAGTTTTGACTATTTCCCTTCATATGGATCATGGCTCTTGGGGTCCTTCCCATCCTCAAAGTGGATCTATCGATGAGCTCGGTGAAGGACAAGGTTATGGCTATAATTTGAATATACCTCTGCCAAATGGAACAGGGAACCGTGGATATGAATATGCCATGAAAACATTAGTTGTCCCAGCAATAGAGAAGTTCAAGCCAGACATGATTGTTTTGGTTGCAGGCCAAGATTCAAGTGCT TATGATCCAAATGGAAGGCAATGCTTGACAATGGATGGTTACCGGAAGATCGGGCAGATAATTTTGGAGCTAGCAAAATACAGCAGTGGAAGCCTCCTTATAGTTCAAGAAGGAGGATACCATGTAACTTATTCAGCTTATTGTCTTCATGCAACACTTGAAGGGATACTCAACCTATCGCCTCCTTTGATATCCGATCCTCTTGATGGTTACCCGGAAGACGAGGCGTTTTCTGTGAAGGTAATTGATTCCATTAAAAAGtatcaaaatgaaaatatacCGTTCTTAAAAGTTTAG